In Erigeron canadensis isolate Cc75 chromosome 6, C_canadensis_v1, whole genome shotgun sequence, the following are encoded in one genomic region:
- the LOC122603480 gene encoding uncharacterized protein At5g41620 produces the protein MERQTNRVVDGLIPGYNKIRKRNCSSSPTTSSSSKIHNYKFKRAIMVGKTRVGNGSRSSTPAPSWRMTPSSKSKLGGAAGIDSPNFDNSGGGRSQPVSARKLAATLWEMNHIPAPQSLKPATRVREKVNRPVQGQNSGSLPPHLSDPSHSPVSERMDRSGTGSHRRMSISHKTRLEDNNGEVYDSLSNASLMEIETRSRGQTPSGSGNGIKPRLKEVSNALTTSKELLKIIHRMWAHDNLPSSSMSLISALHTELERARLQVNQIIKDQHVDHTEVNYLLKCFAEEKALWKSKERRAIETAIESIAGELESEKKMRRRSETLNKKLGQELAETKASFAKVLKELESEKRAREIMEQVYDELAVDIGEDRAEAEELKRESFKVHEEVEKEREMLQLADKLREERVQMKLAEAKHQFEEKSAIVDKLRSQLEAVLGTGKKKGRKDEDLMNYFNRSNCGGTRLNEEDDGEIENEEDSGESDLHSIELNMDNNNNNNKSFKWPHGHNHRKDLVDEEIKWRNSSNGKASRKSTSSIRKNISDGNEWGIQGSFTEIEKQTPRRSHGDDLQRYKSVESLRDRILTNLKSRDFDSSGHGSGSKSRSETFNGRRSKK, from the exons ATGGAAAGACAAACAAACCGGGTCGTAGACGGGTTGATCCCGGGTTACAACAAGATCCGAAAAAGAAACTGTTCTTCATCACCaacaacttcatcatcatccaaGATTCATAATTATAAATTCAAACGTGCAATTATGGTGGGCAAAACCCGGGTCGGAAACGGGTCAAGATCCAGTACTCCGGCGCCGTCATGGAGAATGACCCCGTCATCAAAATCCAAACTTGGCGGCGCCGCAGGTATTGACTCACCGAATTTTGATAATTCCGGCGGCGGGAGGTCACAGCCGGTGTCGGCGAGGAAATTGGCGGCTACCCTTTGGGAAATGAATCATATTCCGGCGCCGCAGAGTTTAAAACCGGCGACAAGGGTTAGAGAGAAAGTGAACCGGCCGGTTCAGGGTCAGAATTCCGGTTCATTGCCCCCGCATTTGTCTGATCCATCTCATAGCCCTGTTTCTGAG AGAATGGATCGATCTGGAACAGGATCTCATCGTAGGATGTCGATATCTCATAAGACGAGACTTGAGGACAACAACGGTGAAGTTTATGATTCACTTAGCAATGCAAGTTTAATGGAg ATTGAAACCCGATCTCGGGGTCAGACTCCTAGTGGTTCTGGAAATGGTATCAAGCCACGTTTAAAAGAAGTCAGTAATGCTTTGACAACATCTAAAGAGCTACTAAAGATAATCCACCGAATGTGGGCTCATGATAATCTTCCATCATCTAGCATGTCACTTATATCCGCCTTGCATACTGAGCTAGAACGTGCGCGTCTTCAGGTCAACCAAATCATCAAAGACCAACATGTTGACCATACTGAAGTCAACTACCTATTAAAATGCTTTGCTGAAGAGAAAGCTTTATggaaaagtaaagaaagaagAGCAATTGAAACTGCCATTGAATCCATTGCTGGTGAGCTGGAAAGTGAGAAAAAGATGAGACGAAGATCCGAGACCTTAAATAAGAAACTTGGACAAGAATTAGCAGAAACAAAGGCTTCCTTTGCCAAAGTTCTAAAAGAACTTGAAAGTGAGAAACGGGCTCGTGAGATTATGGAGCAAGTGTATGATGAGTTAGCTGTTGACATTGGTGAAGATCGGGCTGAAGCAGAAGAACTGAAACGTGAATCATTTAAAGTTCAtgaagaagttgaaaaagaaagagaaatgcTTCAACTTGCTGATAAATTAAGAGAGGAAAGGGTTCAGATGAAATTAGCAGAAGCTAAACATCAATTTGAGGAAAAAAGCGCAATTGTTGACAAATTAAGGAGTCAACTCGAAGCAGTTCTTGGAACAGGTAAGAAAAAAGGACGGAAAGATGAAGATTTGATGAATTATTTTAACAGAAGTAATTGTGGTGGGACTCGTTTGAACGAAGAAGATGATGGTGAAATTGAGAATGAAGAAGATTCAGGGGAGAGTGATCTTCATTCTATAGAACTAAACatggataataataataataataacaagagtTTTAAGTGGCCTCATGGTCATAATCATCGTAAAGATTTGGTTGATGAGGAGATAAAATGGAGGAATTCGTCCAACGGAAAAGCATCTAGAAAAAGTACTTCTTCCATTCGAAAGAACATTTCAGATGGAAATGAATGGGGTATTCAGGGAAGTTTTACTGAAATTGAGAAGCAAACTCCAAGAAGAAGTCATGGGGATGATTTGCAGAGATACAAGTCAGTCGAAAGTCTTAGGGACCGGATTTTGACCAATTTAAAGTCAAGAGATTTTGACAGTTCTGGTCATGGGAGTGGGTCAAAATCGAGAAGTGAAACCTTCAATGGTAGACGTTCTAAAAAGTGA
- the LOC122604456 gene encoding IAA-amino acid hydrolase ILR1-like, giving the protein MTSSSQHFHFLIYSIITLHLLSTFSFSAVTHLPPEVGRQLLKDARSPAFYRWMIDIRRKLHEYPELGFEEYNTSELIRDELDKLGVEYTWPVAETGVVATIGSGEQPFFALRADMDALPIQEEVDWDHRSKIDGKMHACGHDAHVTMLLGAAKLLQARRQELKGTVKLVFQPGEEGFSGAYHMLQHTALENIEAAFALHVMPLYPVGAVASRPGPVLAVSGLFNATIKGVGGHAAAPHLSKDPILAASMVVVALQHIVSRQTDPVLEPTVVTVGQISGGHADNVIPESAKIGGTYRSLSNEGLNDIKARIKRVVETQAEAQQCTAEIDFKEEIPMPYPVTENDEGMYQHTKEVAEILLGEPNVQLSPIVMGSEDFSFFTQRMPAAIFWIGTRNETHVPENLHSPNFVIDEEAFPIGAAFHAAVAISYLDSHSDVANARDEL; this is encoded by the exons atgacatcatcaagtCAACACTTCCATTTCCTCATATATTCCATCATTACCTTACATCTTCTTTCCACGTTCTCATTTTCGGCGGTGACCCATTTGCCACCGGAAGTTGGTCGGCAGCTTTTGAAAGATGCAAGGTCACCGGCATTTTATAGGTGGATGATAGATATTCGCCGGAAATTGCATGAGTATCCGGAGTTGGGGTTTGAAGAATATAACACGAGTGAATTGATAAGAGATGAGCTTGATAAGCTTGGTGTCGAGTACACGTGGCCGGTGGCGGAAACCGGTGTGGTGGCCACCATTGGTTCCGGTGAACAACCCTTCTTTGCTCTCCGTGCTGACATGGATGCTCTTCCAATACAG GAAGAAGTCGATTGGGATCACAGGAGTAAGATTGACGGAAAGATGCATGCTTGCGGGCACGATGCTCATGTAACAATGCTTCTGGGAGCCGCTAAGTTACTGCAAGCCAGGAGACAAGAActcaag GGGACTGTAAAGCTGGTATTCCAGCCTGGTGAAGAGGGGTTCTCTGGAGCATACCATATGCTTCAACATACTGCACTTGAAAACATTGAAGCTGCTTTTGCACTCCATGTCATGCCCCTATATCCAGTTGGTGCCGTAGCTTCACGGCCAGGTCCGGTACTAGCTGTTTCTGGTTTGTTTAATGCTACCATTAAAGGTGTTGGTGGACATGCTGCAGCTCCACATTTATCAAAAGATCCAATTCTTGCAGCATCCATGGTGGTTGTTGCTCTGCAACATATTGTATCTCGTCAAACCGATCCAGTACTAGAGCCCACC GTTGTGACTGTAGGACAAATTAGCGGCGGGCATGCTGATAATGTGATTCCAGAGAGTGCTAAAATTGGGGGAACGTATCGGAGTCTGTCTAATGAAGGTCTAAATGACATCAAAGCAAGAATTAAACGGGTGGTCGAGACACAGGCTGAGGCGCAACAATGCACAGCTGAAATAGATTTCAAGGAGGAAATTCCAATGCCATACCCTGTGACAGAAAATGATGAAGGGATGTACCAACATACAAAGGAGGTAGCAGAAATTCTTTTAGGAGAACCCAATGTGCAGTTGTCTCCGATAGTAATGGGAAGTGAAGATTTCAGTTTCTTTACACAGAGAATGCCGGCAGCTATATTTTGGATTGGAACACGTAACGAGACTCATGTACCAGAGAATTTACACTCGCCtaattttgttattgatgaaGAGGCTTTTCCAATCGGAGCTGCATTTCATGCTGCTGTGGCAATCTCTTATTTGGACAGCCATAGTGATGTTGCCAATGCTCGTGATGAGTTGTAA